One Clostridium sp. CM027 genomic window carries:
- a CDS encoding nitroreductase family protein, protein MEFYDVVKSRKSIKKFKNTPVNKEKLAKMIDSAMMSPSWKNNTSYKFILVDEKNKLEQISKSIMNKDNSAAQSILDAPMTAVIVAKPDASGEVENREYYLVDSAIAMEHFILSATNEGYGTCWIAAIDEDIIKKALAIPQNYKVVAMTPIGEIAESKEHNNKKDAKDYVFLNTWDNAYAENTK, encoded by the coding sequence ATGGAATTTTATGATGTAGTCAAAAGTAGAAAAAGTATTAAAAAATTTAAGAATACCCCAGTAAATAAAGAAAAATTAGCAAAAATGATTGATTCAGCTATGATGTCCCCTTCATGGAAAAATAATACTTCATACAAATTTATTTTAGTGGATGAAAAAAACAAACTAGAACAAATTTCTAAATCTATAATGAATAAGGACAATTCAGCAGCACAATCAATATTAGATGCTCCGATGACGGCGGTTATAGTAGCAAAGCCAGATGCTTCTGGAGAAGTTGAAAACAGAGAGTATTATTTAGTGGATAGTGCCATTGCTATGGAGCATTTTATTTTGTCAGCTACTAATGAGGGTTATGGAACTTGTTGGATTGCTGCAATTGATGAAGATATTATAAAAAAAGCATTAGCCATTCCACAAAATTACAAAGTAGTTGCAATGACTCCTATTGGGGAAATTGCAGAAAGTAAAGAACATAACAATAAAAAAGATGCAAAAGATTATGTATTCTTGAATACTTGGGATAATGCCTATGCTGAAAACACTAAATAA
- a CDS encoding sodium-dependent transporter has translation MFSTGFAIFFATLGSAVGLGNIWKFPYLIGSNGGGAFLLVYLLCVVLVGIPIMACEFYIGRKSRKNAVGAFKKLNAAKGWKTIGLMGTSTAFLIAFFYSCVAGWVYSYVFKAIKGDFRGVTSSTASAKFMSTLIGPLSPIVWQFIVLIVVSIILIAGVKNGIERITKTLMPVLFILIIICGARALTLPGASQGLKFLFHVDFSQLTGRVILAALGLAFFKLSLGMGTMITYGSYFTPDNNMIATSVKVALSDSLISILAGIAIFPAVFSFGLKPSEGPGLLFMTIPLVFSKIPFGSVLLVAFFFLTAIAATTALISMVQVPVAYFTEEKGMSRTKAVLFTTSIMMVFGILATLSAHPTSALANIHIIGQRGFFDTFDYLSSDILLPIGGLLIAIYVGYFTKKEDFKLELSNQGTLNNDSVLNIIYVFIKFISPILLLIIFLNSIGIIKF, from the coding sequence TATGGAAATTCCCTTATTTAATAGGGTCTAACGGTGGAGGAGCTTTTCTCTTAGTATATCTTTTATGTGTTGTATTAGTTGGTATTCCCATTATGGCATGTGAATTTTACATTGGAAGAAAATCAAGGAAAAATGCAGTCGGAGCTTTTAAAAAATTAAATGCTGCTAAAGGCTGGAAAACTATTGGATTAATGGGGACATCTACAGCATTTCTAATAGCATTTTTTTATAGCTGTGTTGCAGGATGGGTTTATTCCTATGTATTCAAGGCAATAAAGGGCGATTTTAGGGGGGTTACTTCTAGTACTGCTTCGGCAAAATTCATGTCAACCTTAATTGGACCACTGTCTCCAATAGTATGGCAATTTATAGTTCTCATCGTAGTTTCAATAATCTTAATTGCAGGAGTTAAAAATGGAATTGAAAGAATAACAAAGACACTTATGCCTGTATTATTCATACTAATTATTATATGTGGTGCAAGGGCATTAACACTTCCAGGTGCATCACAAGGATTAAAATTTTTATTTCATGTGGATTTTTCGCAATTAACTGGACGTGTTATATTAGCAGCTCTTGGTCTAGCCTTTTTCAAACTGTCCCTCGGAATGGGAACAATGATTACTTATGGAAGTTATTTTACACCTGATAATAATATGATAGCAACTTCAGTTAAGGTTGCTTTATCTGACTCACTAATTTCAATATTGGCAGGAATTGCAATATTCCCAGCCGTATTCTCTTTTGGTCTAAAACCTAGTGAAGGTCCTGGTCTTTTATTTATGACTATACCACTTGTATTCTCAAAAATACCTTTTGGCAGTGTATTATTAGTCGCATTTTTCTTTTTAACTGCAATAGCCGCTACAACAGCACTGATATCTATGGTTCAAGTCCCAGTTGCGTATTTTACAGAAGAAAAGGGTATGAGTAGAACGAAAGCTGTATTATTTACAACAAGCATAATGATGGTGTTTGGAATTCTCGCAACATTATCGGCTCATCCCACGAGTGCCCTTGCTAATATTCATATAATAGGCCAGAGAGGATTTTTCGATACCTTTGACTACTTATCTTCAGATATATTACTTCCAATAGGTGGGCTTTTAATAGCGATTTACGTTGGATACTTTACTAAAAAGGAAGATTTCAAACTAGAACTATCAAATCAAGGAACTTTAAATAACGATTCTGTGTTAAACATTATATATGTATTTATTAAATTTATATCACCAATCCTTCTTTTAATTATTTTCTTAAATTCTATAGGAATAATTAAATTTTAA
- a CDS encoding DUF1653 domain-containing protein: MNENNIVIGKKYRHFKGNEYLVLYVAKHSETREDMVVYQALYGERGIWVRPLSMFLEKKEVDGKMVNRFEKIDNELELAEEMHHSS, encoded by the coding sequence ATGAATGAAAATAATATTGTAATCGGTAAAAAATATAGACATTTTAAAGGCAATGAGTATTTAGTGCTTTATGTAGCAAAACACTCAGAAACGCGTGAAGATATGGTGGTTTATCAGGCCCTTTATGGAGAAAGAGGAATATGGGTTAGACCATTAAGTATGTTTTTAGAGAAAAAAGAAGTTGATGGTAAAATGGTAAATAGATTTGAAAAGATTGATAACGAACTGGAATTAGCCGAAGAAATGCATCACAGTAGTTGA